In the genome of Curtobacterium sp. MCLR17_036, the window CGCTTCGCTCGGCCGCGCATCACGATCGACGCGCCGTACACCAGCACGATCGCGGCGAGCAGTCCGACGATCACGGCGACCTGTCCACCGGCACCGGCGAGGTGCCCGAAGACCAGGCCCACGACGCCGAAGTCGGCGTCCGAGAAGGTCGAGTTCGCCAGTCCCACATCGCCGAGCACCGGCAGGAGCAGCAGCGGCAGGAAGGTGATGGCGAGCCCGTTCGTGAACGCGCCGAGCACCGCGCCGCGTCGGCCGCCCGCGCCGTTGCCGATGACGCCGGAGGCCGCGCCGGTCATGAAGTGCGCGACGACCCCCGGGATGATGACCGCGGTGCCGCTCACGGCCATGACGACCATGCCGACGATGCCGCCGGCGAAGCTCGACAGGAAGCCGATGAGCACGGCGTTCGGGGCGAACGTGAACACGATCGGCACGTCGAGCGCCGGCTTCGCGTTCTTCACGAGCCGCTCGCTGATGCCCTTGAAGGCCGGCACGATCTCGGCCAGGACGACGCGGACGCCGGCCAGGATGATGAAGACACCGGCGGAGAACGTGGCGGCCTGCATCACCGCGAAGATGATGAAGTTCTGGCCGTCGCTCAGCTCGGACTCGATGTACCCGGCACCGGCGAACAGTGCGACGACGACGTAGATGACGCCCATCGACAGCGCCACGATGACGGTGGTGTCGCGCAGGAAGCCGAGGCCGGACGGGAACGCGATGTCCTCGGTCGACTTCGACGGCTTCTTCTTGCTGCGGGTCAGGGTCGCGACGACACCGCTCAGGGCGATGCCGGCACCGCCGGTGTGCCCGAGTGCGACGTCGTCGGTGCCCGTGACCTTGCGCATGAAGGGCTGCACGACGGCGGGGGAGACCGTCATGACGATGCCCTGGGCGATCGAGCCCCACAGGATGACCTGCCACGTGCTGAACCCGGCGACGCCGAAGATCACCGCGACCATCGCCGCCATGTAGAAGGCGACGTGGCCGGACAGGTAGATGTACTTGAACTGCGTCGTCGCGGCGAGCACGACGTTGACGATCATGCCGAAGAAGAAGATGAGCGCGGCGGCGGAGCCGTACTCGAGCAGCACCTGGCCGACGATCGCCTCGTTGTTCGGCACGACGCCCTGCACGTTGAACGCGTGCTGGAACATGTCGCCGAACGGCGAGAGCGAGGCGCTGACCACACCGGCGCCGGCCGCGAGCACGAGGAAGCCGACCAGGGTGCGGACGGTGCCCTTGAAGACGTCGCTGCCGCTCTTCCGCTGGATCGCGAGCCCGATCAGCGAGATGAGCGCGACGATGATCGACGGCTGTCGGAACAGGTCGAGCAGGATCGAGACGAACCCGTTCATCGTCAGGCCCCCGCGGGGACGTCGACGCCGTGGCGGGTGAGGGCCGCGGCGGTCTTCGTCTTGATCTCGGAGAAGTCGATGAGGCTGTCGAGCACGACCACGTCACCGAGGTCCTGGGCGGCCTCGGCGATGTCCTTGCCGACGAAGACGACGTCGGCCGAGGTGGACGAGGCCGAACCGAGGTCGGTGTGGTCGACGTCGACCCCGCTGACCCCGAGCTCCTTGAGCGCCTTGTCGATGTTCATGTGGGTCATGAAGCTGGAGCCGAGGCCGGTGCTGCAGACGGCGAGGATCTTCATGCGTTCTGTCCGATCTGTGAGAGGACCGACGTGACGTCGGCGGGGGTGGTGGCGTCGAGGAGCCCGGCGCGGGCGTCCTCGTCGGTGAGCAGGACGGCGAGTTCCTGCATCGTCTGGATGTGCTCGCTCGAGTCGCTCGCGGCGAGGCACAGGAACAGGTCGATCGGGTGCGCCGGGTCGTCGGCGAGCAGCACGGCGGGCCGCACGCGCAGGTACGACAACGCCGGTCGGACCACGCCGGCCTCGGGGCGGGCGTGGGCGAGGGCGACGCCGGACCCGAGGTCGATGTACGTGCCGCCGGGTGCCGCGACCGCGGTCGTCATCGCCTCGACGTAGTCGGGGGTGATCGACCCGTCGTCGACCAGCGGCGCCGACACGAGGTCGATCGCCTGCTGCCACGATTCGACGTCCGCGGCGAAGCGGATCCGGTCGGGGGTGAGACGTTCTCTGAGCATGGTGTTCCTGTTCCGTCAGCTGTGCAGTCCGAAGAAGATCTCGGAGTTCTGCGGCGTGAAGTCCGAGACGCCGTACGCGACGGCCTGGTCGTCCTGGTCGAAGACCGTCGAGGCGACCCGCAGGAGCTTCTCGCCGTGGTCGACCATCAGGGCGTCGGACGTGGGGCCGTCCGCGGCGCTCACCGAGACGAGCAGGTCGTTCCGGACGAGCGTCACGCCGTAGGCCTCGCGCAGGAAGCCGTACAGCGACCCGTCGGTGAAGTCGGTCGTCGCCGCCAGGGGGAATCGCTCGACCGGCAGGTAGGTGGTGACGCGGTGGTGCAGGGTGCCGTTGACGAACCGGAGCCGGACGAGCTCCACGACGCGGTCGGCGGAGGACACGTCGAGGCGCGCGCCGACCGTCTCGCCGGCGACGACGACGTCGTGCCGGAGCACCTGGCTCGAGACGGCGAAGCCCTCTTCCGTCTGCTGCACGTAGAAGCCCTTCACCTCGTCGGCGAAGCGCTCCCGGTAGTGGGTGCGGAACTGCGGCTCGGTGACGAAGGTGCCGCGGCCCTGTTCGCGCACGAGGTGCCCGTCCGCGATGAGCCCGTCGACCGCGTGCCGCAGGGTGATCCGGCTGACCCCGTACTCCTCGCAGAGCACCGGTTCGGGTGCGAGTCGGGTGCCCGGCGCGAGCTTGACGATGCGCGAGAGCAGGTGCTCGCGGACGGCCACGTACTTGCTCGTCCCGCTGATCGTGCGCACGGGTTCCTCCACGTCGTTGTGTGGCTCGCGGTGCGGGCCAGGGGTGGACCGTCAATTCGTCATGACGACTTGACGTCTGAGACGTTACCCCTCGCCGACCGGGATCGCAAAACGACGGCGATTGGTCTTGATTCGTCATGACGTCATGATCCATGTCCTACCGTCGAGATCGTCCCACCACGCCCCGATGAAGGAGTACGCATGACCACGGACGTCGGCAGGAACGCCATCGACACCGCCCGGATGCTCGCGATCGACGCCGTCGAGGCGGCCGGGTCGGGCCACCCCGGCACCGCCGCGGCACTCGCCCCCGTCGCCCACCTGCTGTTCCAGGAGCACATCCGGCACGACCCCGCGTCGCCGGAGTGGCCGGGGCGCGACCGCTTCGTGCTCTCGTGCGGGCACGCGAGCATCCTGCTCTACGCGCAGCTGTTCCTGACCGGCTACGGCCTGACCGTCGACGACCTGCGCGCGTTCCGCTCGGCGGGCTCACGGACGCCGGGGCACCCCGAGTTCGGGCACACCCCCGGGGTCGAGACCACGACCGGCCCCCTCGGCCAGGGCCTCGCCACCGCGGTCGGCATGGCGATGGCGCTCAAGCGGGACCGGGCACGCCTGGACCCCGACTCCCCCGCCGGCACGTCGCCCTTCGACCAGCGCGTCTGGGTGCTCGCGTCCGACGGCGACCTGCAGGAGGGCATCTCCTACGAGGCCGGCGCCCTGGCCGGCCGGCACGGACTCGGCAACCTCACCGTCGTGTACGACGACAACGACATCCAGATCGAGGGCAGCACCACCCTGACCTCGTCCGAGGACACCGGCGCCCGCTTCGCCGCCCAGGGGTGGCGCGTCGACCACGTCGCCACCACCCCCGACGGCGACGTCGACCTGGCGACCCTGCACCGCGTGCTCTCCGGCGAGCGCGACGACCGGCCGCACCTCGTCGTGCTCGCCTCGCAGATCGCCTGGCCGGCACCGAACGCCACCGGCACCGCCGCGTCGCACGGCGCCCCGCTCGGCGCCGCCGAGACCGCCGCCACCCGCGCGGCGCTCGGCATCGACCGCGAACCGTTCGACGTGCCCGCCGAGGTCCTCGCACACACCCGCCGCGCGCTCGACCGGGGCGAGGCGCTCCGCACCGCGTGGGACACCGCGTTCGCGGCCTGGACCGACGCGCACCCGCAGGCGGCGTCCGAGCACGCACGTGCCGCACGGGGCGAGCTGCCCGCCGGGCTGACCACGGGCCTCCCGACCTTCGAACCCGGCACGCAACTGGCGACCCGCGATGCCTCCGGCCGGGTCATCCAGGCGCTCGCCGAGCGGATGCCCGAGCTCTGGGGCGGCTCCGCCGACCTCGCCGAGCCGAACCGCACCGCCATCGTCGACGGCGGCTCGTTCCTGCCGTCGTCGCCGACCGGCCGGAACGTGCACTGGGGCGTGCGCGAGCACGCCATGGCCGCCGCGATGAACGGCATCACCCTCGCCGGCGGGTCGCGCTTCTTCGCCGGCACCTTCCTGGTCTTCAGCGACTACCAGCGCCCCGCGATCCGCCTCGCCGCCCTCATGCAGCTCCCCGTCACGTACGTGTGGTCGCACGACTCGGTGGCGCTCGGCGCGGACGGTCCGACGCACCAGCCGATCGAGCACCTGGCGAGCCTGCGTGCGATGCCCGGCTTCGCCGTGGTCCGGCCGGCGGACGGCAACGAGACCGTCGCGGCCTGGGCGGCGGTCCTCGAACGGCGTGCACCCGCCGGGCTCGTGCTCGCCCGCCAGCCGCTGCCCGTCGCCGACACCCCGGTCGACGCGGT includes:
- a CDS encoding PTS sugar transporter subunit IIB → MKILAVCSTGLGSSFMTHMNIDKALKELGVSGVDVDHTDLGSASSTSADVVFVGKDIAEAAQDLGDVVVLDSLIDFSEIKTKTAAALTRHGVDVPAGA
- a CDS encoding GntR family transcriptional regulator is translated as MRTISGTSKYVAVREHLLSRIVKLAPGTRLAPEPVLCEEYGVSRITLRHAVDGLIADGHLVREQGRGTFVTEPQFRTHYRERFADEVKGFYVQQTEEGFAVSSQVLRHDVVVAGETVGARLDVSSADRVVELVRLRFVNGTLHHRVTTYLPVERFPLAATTDFTDGSLYGFLREAYGVTLVRNDLLVSVSAADGPTSDALMVDHGEKLLRVASTVFDQDDQAVAYGVSDFTPQNSEIFFGLHS
- the tkt gene encoding transketolase gives rise to the protein MTTDVGRNAIDTARMLAIDAVEAAGSGHPGTAAALAPVAHLLFQEHIRHDPASPEWPGRDRFVLSCGHASILLYAQLFLTGYGLTVDDLRAFRSAGSRTPGHPEFGHTPGVETTTGPLGQGLATAVGMAMALKRDRARLDPDSPAGTSPFDQRVWVLASDGDLQEGISYEAGALAGRHGLGNLTVVYDDNDIQIEGSTTLTSSEDTGARFAAQGWRVDHVATTPDGDVDLATLHRVLSGERDDRPHLVVLASQIAWPAPNATGTAASHGAPLGAAETAATRAALGIDREPFDVPAEVLAHTRRALDRGEALRTAWDTAFAAWTDAHPQAASEHARAARGELPAGLTTGLPTFEPGTQLATRDASGRVIQALAERMPELWGGSADLAEPNRTAIVDGGSFLPSSPTGRNVHWGVREHAMAAAMNGITLAGGSRFFAGTFLVFSDYQRPAIRLAALMQLPVTYVWSHDSVALGADGPTHQPIEHLASLRAMPGFAVVRPADGNETVAAWAAVLERRAPAGLVLARQPLPVADTPVDAVREGVARGAYVVRDTDGEPYVVVVATGSEVALALQAAEQVPDLAVRVVSMPCREWFEAGDADHRERVLPRSVRARVVVEAASPFGWEGIAGPDGVVVGIDEFGVSAPAADALEARGMTVERVVEALRTVAARV
- a CDS encoding PTS ascorbate transporter subunit IIC translates to MNGFVSILLDLFRQPSIIVALISLIGLAIQRKSGSDVFKGTVRTLVGFLVLAAGAGVVSASLSPFGDMFQHAFNVQGVVPNNEAIVGQVLLEYGSAAALIFFFGMIVNVVLAATTQFKYIYLSGHVAFYMAAMVAVIFGVAGFSTWQVILWGSIAQGIVMTVSPAVVQPFMRKVTGTDDVALGHTGGAGIALSGVVATLTRSKKKPSKSTEDIAFPSGLGFLRDTTVIVALSMGVIYVVVALFAGAGYIESELSDGQNFIIFAVMQAATFSAGVFIILAGVRVVLAEIVPAFKGISERLVKNAKPALDVPIVFTFAPNAVLIGFLSSFAGGIVGMVVMAVSGTAVIIPGVVAHFMTGAASGVIGNGAGGRRGAVLGAFTNGLAITFLPLLLLPVLGDVGLANSTFSDADFGVVGLVFGHLAGAGGQVAVIVGLLAAIVLVYGASIVMRGRAKRRTEAEAAERDQEVAAAR
- a CDS encoding PTS sugar transporter subunit IIA; this translates as MLRERLTPDRIRFAADVESWQQAIDLVSAPLVDDGSITPDYVEAMTTAVAAPGGTYIDLGSGVALAHARPEAGVVRPALSYLRVRPAVLLADDPAHPIDLFLCLAASDSSEHIQTMQELAVLLTDEDARAGLLDATTPADVTSVLSQIGQNA